The Methanobrevibacter sp. genome segment GGAAAATAATTCAAAATTACTTAATGCAATTGCAGATATGGAGCGTCATGGTAATTTGAATTTAATAACTAAACCTAAACAAATCGATTCTAAGTATGCAGATTCATTAGTTGAAAAAATTTTAAATTCCGAACTTAGAACTAAATCTAAGGTCGCCACTGCATTTTTCGTAAAGGAAGACACTACTTTAAGTATTATGAATGTAAAAAAAATTCATCCTCCTGCACACGTGGTTGTTGTAAGTAATGAATTTGAAGGTTATAATCAATTAAAAAAAGAGTTGGAACTTTCAAAACCCTTTAAAGGTTACTATTCTCATAAGGCAAAAAATGACGGTTTAATTGATTATTCTGTAAAAGGTAAAAAAAGACACATTAAAAATGAAAAATTAAATAGCTATATAAAATAGCTACTTTCTTTTTATTTTCATTATGCTTCCTAAGGTACGTTCACCGGTGGAAGTATTTATAAATTCGTTTAAGTCGACATTGCCTGTTTTTTCTAGAAGTGTTATATTTAAAGCTTTTTCTAATTTTTTTGTTAGTTTTGTATCTGGAGTCATTTTTCTAGTTTCGATTCTTGTAATGACTGAAACTCTTTCATTAATCTTTTTACCTAAATCTTCACGAGACCAGTTTTTTGATTCTCTTGCTTTTCTGATTTCTATGTTGAAATCTTCAATTAGCTCTTCTGAAGGTTCATCTCTTCTAGAATAATTGGTGCGCTTAGTGGTTTTTCCTTGTTTTCCTTTTGGTTTTTGTCTGAATTTTGGTTGTGGAGGTGCTTTTTGTATTGTTCCTAATTTTGAGCAATCTTTACATACAACCATAACTGATCCTTCGATTTTTGCTCTTATTGGATTATTTTCGGGTACTATTTTACCGCAGATTTCACATTCCATTTTAATCAGTTTCCTTTATTTTTTCTTATAAATATTTATACTATTAATTTATTAAATGTTTGTTGGTATTATAAAATAAATACTTTTATATACTTTAAAATTACAAATTGTTATTAAAGTAAAATGTTGAAAATTTATTCGCTAACTGGAGATGATTCACATGGATGATTTAAGTCATTTGGAAAATTCTTCAAAAGATCAATTGATAGAAAAAGTTGTTGCTTTGCAAGATGAAATTGATCATTTAGTAGAGGAAAAATCCAAAGCAAAAAGTAACTTAATGTGGAAAGTTAGAAAATTAGAAAAAGATAAAGTCTTAATAGAAAATGAAAAAATAAGGCTTGAGAGAGAAACTAAATCATTACGTTCAGAAATTGATAGATTTAGATCTCCACCTTTAGTGTTAGCTACTATTACTGAAATTTTAGATGATAATAGAATGACCGTTAAAAGTAGTACAGGTCCTAGTTTTCTTGTTAATTACTCAAATTTCTTAGATGAAAAGTTATTGGTGCCAGGTTCAAGAGTTGCACTAAACCAACAAACTTTCGGTATTGTTGAAGTTTTACCGTCTGAAAAAGATGCTAATGTTTCAGGAATGGAAATTGAAACTAAACCTGATATTACCTATGAACAAATTGGTGGACTGGAAGAGCAAATTGTTGAAGTTAAAGAAACAGTGGAATTGCCTTTGACCGAGCCTGAATTATTCAAAAAAGTAGGAATCGAACCGCCTAAAGGAATATTGTTATATGGGCCTCCTGGAACAGGTAAGACATTGCTTGCAAAGGCGGTTGCAAATGAAACCAATGCTACTTTCGTTAAGATTGTTGCTTCCGAGTTTGTTAAAAAATATATTGGGGAAGGAGCAAGAATGGTGCGTGAAGTATTTGAACTTGCTAAAGAGAAAGCTCCGGCCATTATATTCATTGATGAACTTGACGCTGTTGCAGCTAAAAGACTTAAAAGCTCCACCAGTGGAGATAGGGAAGTTCAAAGGACTTTAATGCAGCTTTTAGCAGAACTTGACGGTTTCGAATCAAGAGGGGATATTGGAATCATCGGTGCAACTAATAGGCCTGATATATTGGATCCTGCATTATTGCGTCCCGGACGTTTCGACAGATTTATTGAAGTTCCCCTTCCGAATGTTGACGGAAGACGTG includes the following:
- a CDS encoding DUF356 domain-containing protein codes for the protein MALILIRGENNSKLLNAIADMERHGNLNLITKPKQIDSKYADSLVEKILNSELRTKSKVATAFFVKEDTTLSIMNVKKIHPPAHVVVVSNEFEGYNQLKKELELSKPFKGYYSHKAKNDGLIDYSVKGKKRHIKNEKLNSYIK
- a CDS encoding multiprotein bridging factor aMBF1, which encodes MECEICGKIVPENNPIRAKIEGSVMVVCKDCSKLGTIQKAPPQPKFRQKPKGKQGKTTKRTNYSRRDEPSEELIEDFNIEIRKARESKNWSREDLGKKINERVSVITRIETRKMTPDTKLTKKLEKALNITLLEKTGNVDLNEFINTSTGERTLGSIMKIKRK
- a CDS encoding proteasome-activating nucleotidase, giving the protein MENSSKDQLIEKVVALQDEIDHLVEEKSKAKSNLMWKVRKLEKDKVLIENEKIRLERETKSLRSEIDRFRSPPLVLATITEILDDNRMTVKSSTGPSFLVNYSNFLDEKLLVPGSRVALNQQTFGIVEVLPSEKDANVSGMEIETKPDITYEQIGGLEEQIVEVKETVELPLTEPELFKKVGIEPPKGILLYGPPGTGKTLLAKAVANETNATFVKIVASEFVKKYIGEGARMVREVFELAKEKAPAIIFIDELDAVAAKRLKSSTSGDREVQRTLMQLLAELDGFESRGDIGIIGATNRPDILDPALLRPGRFDRFIEVPLPNVDGRREILKIHTKNMSLDEEADIDLIADLTDDVSGADLKAICTEAGMFAIREKREVITLADFMDAIDKVMSKTKEDELFKTEAGVMFG